Proteins encoded within one genomic window of Papio anubis isolate 15944 chromosome X, Panubis1.0, whole genome shotgun sequence:
- the ZDHHC9 gene encoding palmitoyltransferase ZDHHC9, whose product MSVMVVRKKVTRKWEKLPGRNTFCCDGRVMMARQKGIFYLTLFLILGTCTLFFAFECRYLAVQLSPAIPVFAAMLFLFSMATLLRTSFSDPGVIPRALPDEAAFIEMEIEATNGAVPQGQRPPPRIKNFQINNQIVKLKYCYTCKIFRPPRASHCSICDNCVERFDHHCPWVGNCVGKRNYRYFYLFILSLSLLTIYVFAFNIVYVALKSLKIGFLETLKETPGTVLEVLICFFTLWSVVGLTGFHTFLVALNQTTNEDIKGSWTGKNRVQNPYSHGNIVKNCCEVLCGPLPPSVLDRRGILPLEESGSRPPSTQETSSSLLPQNPAPTEHLNSNEMPEDSSTPEEMPPPEPPEPPQEAAEAEK is encoded by the exons ATGTCTGTGATGGTGGTGAGAAAGAAGGTGACACGGAAATGGGAGAAACTCCCAGGCAGGAACACCTTTTGCTGTGATGGCCGGGTCATGATGGCCCGGCAAAAGGGCATTTTCTACCTGACCCTTTTCCTCATCCTGGGGACATGTACACTCTTCTTCGCCTTTGA GTGCCGCTACCTGGCTGTTCAGCTGTCTCCGGCCATCCCTGTGTTTGCTGCCatgctcttccttttctccatgGCTACACTGTTGAGGACCAGCTTCAGTGACCCTGGAGTGATTCCTCGGGCGCTACCAGATGAAGCAGCTTTCATAGAGATGGAGATAG AAGCTACCAATGGTGCGGTGCCCCAGGGCCAGCGACCACCCCCTCGTATCAAGAATTTCCAGATAAACAACCAGATTGTGAAACTGAAATACTGTTATACATGCAAGATCTTCCGGCCTCCCCGGGCCTCCCATTGCAGCATCTGTGACAACTGTGTGG AGCGCTTCGACCATCACTGCCCCTGGGTGGGTAATTGTGTTGGAAAGAGGAACTACCGCTACTTCTACCTCTtcatcctttctctctccctcctcacaATCTATGTCTTCGCCTTCAACATCGTCTATGTGGCCCTCA AATCTTTGAAAATTGGCTTCTTGGAGACGTTGAAAGAAACTCCTGGAAC TGTTCTAGAAGTCCTCATTTGCTTCTTTACACTCTGGTCCGTCGTGGGACTGACTGGATTTCACACTTTCCTCGTGGCTCTCAACCAGACAACCAATGAAGAC ATCAAAGGATCATGGACAGGGAAGAATCGCGTCCAGAATCCCTACAGCCATGGCAATATTGTGAAGAACTGCTGTGAAGTGCTGTGTGGCCCCTTGCCCCCCAG TGTGCTGGATCGAAGGGGTATTTTGCCACTGGAGGAAAGTGGAAGTCGACCTCCCAGTACTCAAGAGACCAGTAGTAGCCTCTTGCCACAAAACCCA GCCCCCACAGAACACCTGAACTCAAATGAGATGCCGGAGGACAGCAGCACTCCTGAAGAGATGCCACCTCCAGAGCCCCCAGAGCCACCACAGGAAGCAGCTGAAGCTGAGAAGTAG